One window of Desulfarculus baarsii DSM 2075 genomic DNA carries:
- the cooS gene encoding anaerobic carbon-monoxide dehydrogenase catalytic subunit, with amino-acid sequence MSDQIKAKVAAAAEESASTKKADPKASSVDIATIQMLAKAQRDNVETIFDRAVSMKPCNIGEQGTCCKICSQGPCRLPLPKKGIEGKDTRKGLCGATPETIAARNFARMVAAGAAAHSDHGRGVAEVFLTAARKGTHDYGIKDEQKLLEIAPDFEVPTTVIVDGPNGEKIEQMRDIYDIAEEVGVKALGQWGQQDGEIYNAKRAPKARYELWRKLDVVPRGIDREIVEIMHRTHMGVDQDYHNIVKQCTRAAIGDGWGGSMIATDLQDIMFGTPYPTQGEINLGVLKQDHVNIIVHGHEPLLSEMIVVASQLPDMVDYAKSKGAHGIVLAGMCCTANEILCRHGLPIAGNYLQQELAIVTGAVDAMVVDVQCIMENIANVADCYHTKIITTNPRAMIESGHTTHIEFDEHNALEDAKKIVKTAIDNFPNRHGEAMIPSAKEKMVVGFSYEAINYHLGGTFRGSYWPLNDNIINGRIRGIGGVVGCNNARSMHDSAHLTVVKELLKNDVIVLTTGCNAMACGKAGLLSPESAKVFCGPGLAEVCETVGIPPVLHMGSCVDNSRILMAATQVVKAGGLGKDISDLPAAGSAPEWMSEKAISIGHYFVVSGVYTVFGVGLPVTGAPRFQKHLFEELEGIYGGMWDMIVDPYEHAQAMIRHIDKKRAALGLDKKKERVLMDMADRRQLEEVA; translated from the coding sequence ATGTCGGACCAGATCAAGGCCAAAGTCGCCGCGGCGGCCGAAGAATCGGCTTCCACCAAGAAGGCCGACCCCAAAGCGTCCAGCGTCGACATCGCCACCATTCAGATGTTGGCCAAGGCGCAGCGCGACAACGTCGAAACCATTTTCGACCGCGCCGTGTCCATGAAGCCCTGCAACATCGGCGAGCAGGGCACCTGCTGCAAGATTTGCTCGCAGGGCCCCTGCCGCCTGCCGCTGCCCAAGAAGGGCATCGAAGGCAAAGACACCCGCAAGGGTCTGTGCGGCGCCACTCCCGAGACCATCGCCGCCCGTAACTTCGCCCGCATGGTCGCCGCCGGCGCCGCCGCCCACAGCGACCACGGCCGTGGCGTGGCCGAGGTCTTTTTGACCGCGGCCCGCAAAGGCACCCACGACTACGGCATAAAGGACGAGCAGAAGCTGCTGGAGATCGCCCCGGACTTCGAGGTGCCCACCACGGTCATCGTCGATGGCCCGAATGGCGAAAAAATCGAGCAGATGCGCGACATCTACGACATCGCCGAGGAAGTGGGCGTCAAGGCTCTGGGCCAGTGGGGCCAGCAGGACGGCGAGATTTATAACGCCAAGCGCGCCCCCAAGGCCCGCTACGAACTGTGGCGCAAACTCGACGTGGTGCCTCGCGGCATCGACCGCGAGATCGTCGAGATCATGCACCGCACCCACATGGGCGTGGACCAGGACTACCACAACATCGTCAAGCAGTGCACCCGCGCCGCCATCGGCGACGGCTGGGGCGGCTCGATGATCGCCACCGACCTGCAGGACATCATGTTCGGCACGCCCTACCCCACCCAGGGCGAGATCAACCTGGGCGTGCTGAAGCAGGACCACGTCAACATCATCGTTCACGGCCATGAGCCGCTGCTCTCCGAGATGATCGTCGTGGCCTCCCAGTTGCCCGACATGGTCGACTACGCCAAGAGCAAGGGCGCCCACGGCATCGTGCTGGCCGGCATGTGCTGCACGGCCAACGAGATTCTGTGCCGCCACGGCCTGCCCATCGCCGGCAACTACCTGCAGCAGGAGTTGGCCATCGTCACCGGCGCGGTGGACGCCATGGTCGTCGACGTGCAGTGCATCATGGAAAACATCGCCAACGTGGCCGACTGCTATCACACCAAGATCATCACCACCAACCCCCGGGCGATGATAGAATCCGGCCACACCACGCACATCGAGTTCGACGAGCACAACGCCCTCGAGGACGCCAAGAAGATCGTCAAGACCGCCATCGACAACTTCCCCAACCGTCATGGCGAAGCGATGATCCCCAGCGCCAAGGAAAAGATGGTTGTCGGCTTCAGCTACGAGGCCATCAACTACCACCTGGGCGGCACCTTCCGCGGCAGCTACTGGCCGCTCAACGACAACATCATCAATGGCCGCATCCGGGGCATCGGCGGCGTGGTTGGCTGCAACAACGCCCGCTCCATGCACGACAGCGCCCACTTGACCGTGGTCAAGGAGCTGCTCAAGAACGACGTCATCGTTCTGACCACCGGTTGCAACGCCATGGCTTGCGGCAAGGCCGGCCTGCTCTCTCCCGAGTCGGCCAAGGTCTTCTGTGGCCCGGGTCTGGCCGAGGTTTGTGAAACCGTGGGCATCCCGCCCGTGTTGCACATGGGTTCCTGCGTGGACAACAGCCGCATCCTGATGGCCGCCACCCAGGTGGTCAAGGCCGGCGGTCTGGGCAAGGACATCTCCGACCTGCCCGCGGCCGGTTCGGCGCCCGAGTGGATGAGCGAGAAAGCCATCAGCATCGGCCACTACTTCGTCGTCAGCGGCGTCTACACCGTCTTCGGCGTGGGCCTGCCCGTGACCGGCGCGCCGCGCTTCCAGAAGCACCTCTTCGAGGAGCTGGAAGGCATCTACGGCGGCATGTGGGACATGATCGTCGATCCTTATGAGCATGCTCAGGCCATGATCCGCCACATCGACAAGAAGCGTGCGGCGTTGGGCCTCGACAAGAAGAAAGAGCGCGTGCTCATGGACATGGCCGACCGCCGTCAGTTGGAAGAAGTGGCCTAG
- a CDS encoding acetyl-CoA decarbonylase/synthase complex subunit delta, translating to MGFEVTKVDYSGKIREVAVGQGDKIAKIGGENCYPFHIFEGSMPNRPLVAMEVWDMEPTEWAEACAAPFKGVLGDPAAWAKKCVEEYGADAIVVQLKSTDPNGDDAPAEQASAVVGKVLGAVSVPVIVWGSANGAKDAVVLKKIAEDFEGKNLLLGPVEESNHKQIGAACLAYKHQVISSSPIDVNLAKQLNILLGNLGVPLDRVVVDPTTGGLGYGMEYSYSVMERLRMAALLQDDDKLTMPMINNVGNEIWKSKEANIAGEEAAAANLGDNAKRGVFMEVAAATAYLLAGSDILILRHPDSVATVKKMIDGMMADRAPAAARVASDRPKAALIPGAKAPAKPAAAAPAPKPAAAPAAKPAAAAPAAAAPAAAAAPAAAAAPAAAAAPAPAPAAAAPAAADAEARAKAEMEAKAKAEAAAKAEAEAKAKAEAAAKAAAEAEAKAKAEAEAKAEAAAKAAAEADLEALRRQRRDEREKMAAAMAQKEAREDKGEVYGEGIPVDVAGPDAVYVIKSLDRFRLRGDGVLSHRK from the coding sequence GTGGGCTTTGAAGTGACCAAAGTCGACTACTCCGGAAAAATCAGGGAAGTCGCCGTCGGTCAAGGCGACAAGATTGCCAAAATTGGTGGCGAGAACTGCTATCCTTTCCACATTTTCGAGGGCAGCATGCCCAACCGGCCGCTGGTGGCCATGGAAGTGTGGGACATGGAGCCGACCGAGTGGGCCGAGGCCTGCGCGGCGCCTTTCAAGGGCGTCCTGGGCGATCCGGCCGCTTGGGCCAAAAAATGCGTCGAGGAGTACGGCGCGGACGCCATCGTCGTTCAGCTCAAATCCACCGACCCCAACGGTGACGACGCTCCGGCCGAGCAGGCCAGCGCGGTCGTGGGCAAGGTCCTGGGCGCGGTCAGCGTGCCGGTGATCGTCTGGGGCAGCGCCAACGGCGCCAAGGACGCGGTGGTGCTCAAGAAAATCGCCGAGGACTTCGAGGGCAAGAACCTGCTCCTGGGCCCGGTGGAGGAAAGCAACCACAAGCAGATCGGCGCGGCCTGTCTGGCCTACAAGCATCAGGTCATCTCCTCCAGCCCCATCGACGTCAACCTGGCCAAGCAGCTCAACATTCTGCTTGGCAACCTGGGCGTGCCCCTGGATCGCGTCGTCGTCGACCCGACCACCGGCGGCCTGGGCTACGGCATGGAGTACAGCTACTCGGTGATGGAGCGCCTGCGCATGGCCGCCCTGCTCCAGGACGACGACAAGCTGACCATGCCCATGATCAACAACGTCGGCAACGAGATCTGGAAATCCAAGGAAGCCAACATCGCCGGTGAGGAGGCCGCCGCCGCCAACCTGGGCGACAACGCCAAACGCGGCGTGTTCATGGAAGTGGCCGCGGCCACGGCTTACCTGCTGGCTGGCAGCGACATCCTGATCCTGCGTCACCCCGATTCGGTGGCCACGGTCAAGAAGATGATCGACGGCATGATGGCCGACCGCGCCCCCGCGGCCGCCCGCGTGGCCTCCGATCGTCCCAAGGCCGCCCTGATCCCCGGCGCCAAGGCCCCGGCCAAGCCTGCCGCCGCCGCGCCCGCGCCCAAGCCTGCCGCCGCTCCGGCCGCCAAGCCTGCCGCCGCCGCTCCGGCTGCCGCCGCGCCCGCGGCTGCCGCCGCGCCCGCGGCTGCCGCCGCGCCCGCGGCTGCCGCCGCTCCGGCCCCGGCCCCGGCCGCCGCCGCTCCGGCCGCCGCCGACGCCGAGGCCAGGGCCAAGGCCGAGATGGAAGCCAAGGCCAAGGCCGAAGCCGCCGCCAAGGCCGAAGCCGAAGCCAAGGCCAAGGCTGAAGCCGCCGCCAAGGCCGCCGCCGAAGCCGAAGCCAAAGCCAAAGCCGAGGCCGAAGCCAAGGCTGAAGCCGCCGCCAAGGCCGCCGCCGAGGCCGATCTGGAGGCCCTGCGCCGCCAGCGCCGCGACGAGCGCGAAAAAATGGCCGCGGCCATGGCCCAAAAAGAAGCGCGCGAGGACAAGGGCGAGGTTTACGGCGAGGGCATTCCCGTCGACGTCGCCGGCCCCGACGCCGTTTACGTTATCAAGAGCCTGGACCGCTTCCGCCTGCGTGGCGACGGCGTCCTGTCTCACCGCAAGTAG
- a CDS encoding ATP-binding protein, translated as MAYTIAVAGKGGVGKTTVSGLLVRYLVEQGLKPVLAVDADSNSNLNEVLGLELNMTLGDAREDMKKGQSHGMTKNLFIEMRVNQCLEEAEGFDLIAMGRPEGAGCYCAANHLLTASMDQLAGNYRFLVVDNEAGMEHISRVTTQRVDLLLVVSDPSRRSMTAAARVAELAKEMGILAGDAFLILSMVRGELAPELSASAAEMGVELAGFIPDDEALAQADLQGRPTSKLPADNPAVKAAFAIFDKVIPAAWRQ; from the coding sequence TTGGCCTACACCATCGCCGTGGCGGGCAAGGGAGGCGTGGGCAAGACCACCGTCTCTGGCCTGCTGGTCAGATATCTGGTCGAGCAGGGGCTGAAGCCCGTCCTTGCCGTTGACGCCGACTCCAACAGCAACCTCAACGAAGTGCTCGGCCTCGAGCTCAACATGACCCTGGGCGATGCCCGCGAGGACATGAAAAAAGGCCAGAGCCATGGCATGACCAAAAACCTTTTCATCGAGATGCGCGTCAATCAGTGCCTGGAAGAGGCCGAAGGCTTCGACCTGATCGCCATGGGCCGGCCCGAGGGCGCTGGCTGTTATTGCGCGGCCAACCATCTGCTGACCGCCAGCATGGATCAGCTCGCCGGCAACTACCGTTTTCTGGTGGTCGACAACGAGGCGGGCATGGAGCACATCAGCCGGGTGACCACCCAGCGGGTGGATTTGCTGCTGGTGGTCAGCGACCCCAGCCGGCGCAGCATGACCGCCGCCGCCCGCGTGGCCGAACTGGCCAAGGAGATGGGCATCCTGGCCGGCGATGCTTTTCTTATCTTATCGATGGTGCGCGGCGAACTGGCCCCCGAGCTTAGCGCCTCGGCCGCCGAGATGGGCGTGGAGCTGGCCGGTTTCATCCCCGACGACGAGGCCCTGGCCCAGGCCGACCTGCAAGGCCGGCCCACCAGCAAGCTGCCCGCTGACAATCCAGCGGTGAAGGCGGCCTTCGCCATCTTCGACAAAGTGATCCCCGCCGCCTGGCGGCAATAG
- the dnaA gene encoding chromosomal replication initiator protein DnaA yields MQSDIGRPVLWEQVRQTMRGQVDHREFETWLAPLAMRLEADWAVISAPNRFFVDWIKDHYLSQLEQVISQCAARPLRLRFETGNGPVPASRPVEAQPALAQPAPAAPALTSLAQPTLKPGYTFETFIVGTCNELAHAACRAVAQQPGRQYNPLLIFGGAGLGKTHLLHAVGNAFYQRDPRAKVLYTTCEAFTNELIQAVRFDSIGRFQEKYRGLDCLLLDDIQFLAGRERTQEELFHTFNALQESGGQIVLTSDDPPRELQGVVKRLRTRFEGGLTADLQPPPSEIMVAILQSKALAKGMDLSDQVAMFLARQPESNVRVLEGYLNRIIAVSRFQGVEVTLELARRVVGPLMAQRQVSVEEVLQTVAARYGVRVGELKSSRKTRDVTRPRQVAMFLARQLTGQSYPEIGRALGGKDHSTVVKGVKKIQGQMAREAALAEEIRTLERELLEGGETPVD; encoded by the coding sequence ATGCAAAGCGACATCGGACGGCCCGTCTTGTGGGAGCAAGTCCGTCAAACCATGCGCGGCCAGGTGGACCACCGCGAGTTCGAGACCTGGCTGGCCCCGCTGGCCATGCGCCTGGAGGCCGACTGGGCCGTGATCTCGGCCCCCAACCGATTTTTTGTCGATTGGATCAAGGATCATTATCTTTCACAACTCGAACAGGTGATAAGCCAGTGCGCGGCGCGGCCGTTGAGGCTGCGTTTCGAGACCGGCAACGGCCCAGTTCCCGCTTCGCGGCCCGTCGAGGCCCAACCGGCCCTGGCCCAGCCGGCCCCGGCCGCGCCGGCGCTGACTTCGCTGGCCCAGCCCACGCTCAAGCCCGGCTACACCTTCGAAACGTTCATCGTCGGCACGTGCAACGAGCTGGCCCACGCGGCCTGTCGGGCGGTGGCCCAGCAGCCGGGCCGGCAATACAACCCGCTTTTGATCTTCGGCGGGGCCGGCCTGGGCAAGACGCATCTTTTGCACGCGGTGGGCAACGCCTTTTATCAGCGTGACCCCCGGGCCAAGGTGCTCTACACCACCTGCGAGGCCTTCACCAACGAGCTGATCCAGGCCGTGCGTTTCGACAGCATCGGCCGGTTCCAGGAAAAATACCGCGGCCTGGACTGCCTGCTGCTCGACGACATCCAGTTTCTGGCCGGCCGCGAGCGCACGCAAGAGGAGCTTTTCCACACCTTCAACGCCTTGCAAGAGTCGGGTGGGCAGATCGTCCTGACCTCCGACGACCCGCCTCGTGAATTGCAGGGGGTGGTCAAGCGGCTGCGCACGCGTTTCGAGGGTGGCCTGACGGCCGACCTGCAGCCGCCGCCCTCGGAGATCATGGTGGCCATTTTGCAAAGCAAGGCCCTGGCCAAGGGCATGGACCTTTCCGACCAGGTGGCCATGTTCCTGGCCCGTCAACCCGAAAGCAACGTGCGCGTGCTGGAGGGCTACCTCAACCGGATCATCGCCGTGAGCCGCTTCCAGGGCGTGGAGGTGACGCTGGAGCTGGCGCGGCGGGTGGTGGGGCCGTTGATGGCCCAGCGCCAGGTTTCGGTGGAGGAGGTGTTGCAGACGGTGGCGGCGCGCTACGGCGTGCGAGTGGGCGAGTTGAAAAGCTCGCGCAAGACCAGGGACGTGACCAGGCCCCGGCAGGTGGCCATGTTTTTGGCCCGGCAACTGACGGGTCAGTCCTACCCGGAGATCGGCCGGGCCCTGGGCGGCAAGGATCACAGCACGGTGGTCAAGGGCGTCAAAAAGATCCAGGGCCAGATGGCCCGGGAAGCGGCGCTGGCCGAGGAGATCCGCACGCTGGAGCGCGAGTTGTTGGAGGGCGGCGAAACGCCGGTGGATTGA
- the dnaN gene encoding DNA polymerase III subunit beta → MELTARKEDLARNLQKSQSVVEKRTSMPILSNVLLEAADGGLTVTATDLEISFQGSLEAKVNKPGRVTVPARKFYEIIKELPSDDVYLKEKENQHIHLTGGRASYDLVGLSAADYPALPDIADLSCLEVDGDVLGEMIEKTIFSISQEDTRFNLAGLFVQKRRRDDREILRMVSTDGHRLSLIDREIPGLAALDIAGGVIIPRKGVAEMRRLAEDGGLSLGLNASFAVVKKDGATLILRMQEGSFPDYEVVVPKNAGRVALVNRQAFGEVIRRVSILATDRFQGVQLSFKEGLLELISQNPDLGEARETIEVDYEGESFTVGFNARYFLDLCGAMRSEVISLAFVDENNPCLIKGEGDEGFLSVIMPMRL, encoded by the coding sequence ATGGAACTAACCGCGCGCAAGGAAGATCTGGCCAGGAATCTGCAAAAATCCCAGTCGGTGGTCGAAAAGCGCACATCGATGCCCATCTTGAGCAACGTCTTGCTGGAGGCGGCCGACGGCGGGCTGACGGTGACGGCCACGGACCTGGAGATCAGCTTCCAGGGCTCACTGGAGGCCAAGGTCAACAAGCCCGGCCGGGTGACGGTGCCGGCGCGCAAATTCTACGAGATCATCAAAGAGCTGCCCAGCGACGACGTTTATCTAAAAGAAAAAGAAAATCAGCACATTCACCTGACCGGCGGCCGGGCCAGCTACGACCTTGTCGGGCTTTCGGCGGCCGATTATCCGGCGCTGCCCGACATCGCGGACCTGAGCTGCCTGGAGGTTGACGGCGACGTTTTGGGCGAGATGATCGAAAAAACCATCTTTTCGATCTCGCAGGAGGACACGCGCTTCAATCTGGCCGGTTTGTTCGTCCAGAAGCGGCGGCGCGACGACCGGGAGATCCTGCGCATGGTCTCCACCGATGGCCATCGCCTGAGCCTGATCGACCGCGAGATTCCGGGCCTGGCCGCCCTGGACATCGCCGGCGGGGTGATCATCCCGCGCAAGGGCGTGGCCGAGATGCGCCGCCTGGCCGAGGATGGCGGGCTGAGCCTGGGCCTCAACGCCTCGTTCGCGGTGGTCAAGAAAGACGGGGCCACGCTGATTCTGCGCATGCAGGAGGGCTCTTTCCCCGACTACGAAGTGGTCGTCCCCAAAAACGCCGGCCGGGTGGCCCTGGTCAACCGCCAGGCCTTCGGCGAGGTGATCCGCCGCGTTTCGATCCTGGCCACCGACCGTTTCCAGGGCGTGCAGCTTTCGTTCAAGGAGGGCCTGCTGGAGCTGATCAGCCAAAACCCGGACCTGGGCGAGGCCCGCGAGACGATCGAAGTCGATTACGAAGGCGAATCGTTCACGGTGGGCTTCAACGCCCGTTATTTCCTCGACCTGTGCGGGGCCATGCGTTCCGAGGTGATCAGCCTGGCCTTTGTCGACGAAAACAACCCCTGCCTGATCAAGGGCGAGGGCGACGAGGGCTTCCTCAGCGTGATCATGCCCATGCGCCTCTAG
- a CDS encoding cytidine deaminase gives MKKTIALLLAAILLTWAGPAIAGKREVIYAFDNAFPPFTYVEGGQPKGFEIDVLQQALEGSGFNLIMRPGPWDEIQRQLKAGNVQLSSGAAKTPQREKDLLFPDRPTCELDVRIFTAASSKIRTIADLDGRTVATQRGSLYQQLLAKKTKANLLLFDNEPQALQALNDGRADACVIAGRAGHFFIKNQGYKNISAVGTPIQVINIYYLIARDRPDLARAISQGLAAIQQDGRFERIYRRWFVPKLEEKEIKSLIEAATKASRMAYAPYSKFQVGAAVLSGAGVIHSGANVENALYNLTATALTTAVLKAVSAGDTDIKAVVNVLPGGALAAPSAVDRQLIYEFNRGAQVIMRGPDGKIIQPTVAELIPYPFDMR, from the coding sequence ATGAAAAAGACGATCGCCCTGCTTCTCGCCGCCATCCTGCTGACCTGGGCCGGGCCAGCCATCGCCGGCAAGCGCGAGGTCATCTACGCCTTTGACAACGCCTTCCCGCCCTTCACCTACGTCGAGGGCGGCCAGCCCAAGGGCTTCGAGATAGATGTGCTGCAACAGGCCCTGGAAGGCAGCGGATTCAACCTGATCATGCGGCCCGGGCCGTGGGACGAGATTCAGCGCCAGCTCAAAGCTGGCAACGTCCAGCTCAGTTCCGGCGCGGCCAAGACGCCCCAACGCGAGAAAGACCTGCTCTTCCCCGATCGGCCCACCTGCGAGCTGGACGTGCGCATCTTCACCGCCGCCTCGTCCAAAATACGCACCATCGCCGACCTGGACGGCCGCACCGTGGCCACCCAACGCGGCTCACTCTACCAGCAGCTCCTGGCCAAAAAGACCAAGGCCAACCTGCTGCTTTTCGACAACGAGCCCCAGGCCCTGCAAGCCCTCAACGACGGCCGGGCCGACGCCTGCGTCATCGCCGGGCGGGCGGGCCACTTTTTCATCAAAAACCAGGGCTACAAAAACATCAGCGCCGTGGGCACGCCTATCCAAGTCATCAATATCTACTACCTCATCGCCCGCGATCGCCCCGACTTGGCCAGGGCCATCAGCCAGGGCCTGGCCGCCATCCAGCAAGACGGCCGCTTCGAGCGCATCTATCGCCGCTGGTTCGTGCCCAAGCTCGAGGAAAAAGAGATCAAAAGCCTGATCGAGGCCGCAACCAAGGCCTCGCGCATGGCCTACGCGCCATATTCCAAATTCCAGGTCGGGGCGGCCGTGCTCAGCGGGGCCGGGGTCATCCACAGCGGCGCCAACGTCGAAAACGCCCTCTACAACCTGACCGCCACCGCCCTGACCACCGCCGTCCTGAAGGCCGTCAGCGCCGGCGACACCGACATCAAGGCCGTCGTCAACGTCCTGCCCGGCGGCGCGCTGGCCGCGCCCTCGGCCGTCGATCGCCAGCTCATCTACGAATTCAACCGCGGGGCCCAGGTGATCATGCGCGGCCCCGACGGCAAGATCATCCAGCCCACCGTGGCCGAACTGATTCCATATCCCTTTGACATGCGCTGA
- a CDS encoding thioredoxin family protein, giving the protein MNSPEWNVNWRAAFEWAQQAGRPVLIDFHLPECVGCRMMEAETFPDRDVRATIDGHMTPLRVHADALPHSEDYGVRWTPWLVVAAADGRQLQAAAGFQPAAELTPWLLLGLAKFEMLERRWLGALNHLERVISLHPKSAAAAEAVFLRGVAGYRQSAQALHLKSAYRKLTEEYPTSVWAGRARPYKNF; this is encoded by the coding sequence ATGAACAGCCCGGAATGGAACGTCAACTGGCGCGCGGCCTTTGAATGGGCCCAACAGGCCGGCCGGCCCGTGCTGATCGACTTTCACCTGCCAGAGTGCGTCGGCTGCCGGATGATGGAGGCCGAGACCTTCCCCGACCGCGATGTCCGCGCCACCATCGATGGCCACATGACGCCACTGCGCGTTCACGCCGACGCCCTGCCCCACAGCGAAGACTATGGCGTGCGTTGGACGCCGTGGCTGGTCGTCGCCGCCGCCGACGGACGCCAACTGCAAGCCGCCGCCGGTTTTCAGCCGGCCGCCGAGCTGACGCCGTGGCTGCTGCTGGGCCTGGCCAAGTTTGAAATGCTGGAGCGGCGCTGGCTGGGCGCGCTCAATCACCTGGAGCGCGTCATCAGCCTGCACCCCAAAAGCGCCGCCGCCGCCGAGGCCGTGTTTCTGCGCGGCGTGGCTGGCTATCGCCAAAGCGCCCAGGCCCTGCACCTCAAAAGCGCCTATCGAAAATTGACCGAGGAATACCCAACCAGCGTCTGGGCCGGCCGAGCCAGGCCATACAAGAATTTCTGA